A single region of the Lotus japonicus ecotype B-129 chromosome 4, LjGifu_v1.2 genome encodes:
- the LOC130713679 gene encoding uncharacterized protein LOC130713679 isoform X1, which yields MLSGSDMRSFWLAKNKSVLDCLLAESSSIVCLHVVTEAASQCSGINKQTQRKRSPKGQLGVKFKPFSKFPPCYKNISFWINESFTENNLCEVLRGMVLTRSLNISPSRAPRFHGS from the exons ATG CTTTCTGGTAGTGACATGAGATCATTCTGGTTGGCCAAGAACAAGAGCGTTTTAGATTGCTTGCTTGCTGAATCATCTTCCATTGTGTGCCTCCAT GTTGTGACTGAAGCAGCATCACAATGCTCAGGCATCAACAAACAAACTCAGAGAAAACG TTCTCCAAAGGGCCAGTTGGGAGTTAAGTTTAAGCCATTTTCAAAG TTTCCTCCATGTTACAAGAACATCAGTTTCTGGATCAATGAATCATTTACTGAAAACAATCTGTGTGAAGTTCTCAGAGGAATGGTGCTAACAAGGTCTTTGAATATTAGTCCAAGCAGAGCTCCACGGTTCCATGGCTCATAA
- the LOC130713679 gene encoding uncharacterized protein LOC130713679 isoform X2: protein MRSFWLAKNKSVLDCLLAESSSIVCLHVVTEAASQCSGINKQTQRKRSPKGQLGVKFKPFSKFPPCYKNISFWINESFTENNLCEVLRGMVLTRSLNISPSRAPRFHGS, encoded by the exons ATGAGATCATTCTGGTTGGCCAAGAACAAGAGCGTTTTAGATTGCTTGCTTGCTGAATCATCTTCCATTGTGTGCCTCCAT GTTGTGACTGAAGCAGCATCACAATGCTCAGGCATCAACAAACAAACTCAGAGAAAACG TTCTCCAAAGGGCCAGTTGGGAGTTAAGTTTAAGCCATTTTCAAAG TTTCCTCCATGTTACAAGAACATCAGTTTCTGGATCAATGAATCATTTACTGAAAACAATCTGTGTGAAGTTCTCAGAGGAATGGTGCTAACAAGGTCTTTGAATATTAGTCCAAGCAGAGCTCCACGGTTCCATGGCTCATAA
- the LOC130713679 gene encoding uncharacterized protein LOC130713679 isoform X4 — MLSGSDMRSFWLAKNKSVLDCLLAESSSIVCLHVVTEAASQCSGINKQTQRKRSPKGQLGVKFKPFSKSSLLYSFLHVTRTSVSGSMNHLLKTICVKFSEEWC, encoded by the exons ATG CTTTCTGGTAGTGACATGAGATCATTCTGGTTGGCCAAGAACAAGAGCGTTTTAGATTGCTTGCTTGCTGAATCATCTTCCATTGTGTGCCTCCAT GTTGTGACTGAAGCAGCATCACAATGCTCAGGCATCAACAAACAAACTCAGAGAAAACG TTCTCCAAAGGGCCAGTTGGGAGTTAAGTTTAAGCCATTTTCAAAG TCCTCTCTGCTTTACAGTTTCCTCCATGTTACAAGAACATCAGTTTCTGGATCAATGAATCATTTACTGAAAACAATCTGTGTGAAGTTCTCAGAGGAATGGTGCTAA
- the LOC130713679 gene encoding uncharacterized protein LOC130713679 isoform X3 produces MLSGSDMRSFWLAKNKSVLDCLLAESSSIVCLHVVTEAASQCSGINKQTQRKRSPKGQLGVKFKPFSKSLWDYVPMSDCLVINHGEFMYSPLCFTVSSMLQEHQFLDQ; encoded by the exons ATG CTTTCTGGTAGTGACATGAGATCATTCTGGTTGGCCAAGAACAAGAGCGTTTTAGATTGCTTGCTTGCTGAATCATCTTCCATTGTGTGCCTCCAT GTTGTGACTGAAGCAGCATCACAATGCTCAGGCATCAACAAACAAACTCAGAGAAAACG TTCTCCAAAGGGCCAGTTGGGAGTTAAGTTTAAGCCATTTTCAAAG TCCTTGTGGGATTATGTTCCTATGTCTGACTGTCTTGTTATTAATCATGGGGAATTCATGTACAGTCCTCTCTGCTTTACAGTTTCCTCCATGTTACAAGAACATCAGTTTCTGGATCAATGA